A window of Streptomyces marispadix contains these coding sequences:
- a CDS encoding GntR family transcriptional regulator produces the protein MPFGEQPAYLRVAGDLRQKIIGGDLPPHTRLPSQARIRAEYGVSDTVALEARKVLMAEGLVEGRSGSGTYVREHPVPRSIVRSGFRTLDDSTPFRQEQADEDVKGTWESRSEQEDASPLIAERLRIEPGERVMRTRYVFRVDGEAVMLSTSWEPLSLTGRTPAVLPEDGPLGGKGVVERMAAIDVVVDNVAEEVGARPGLAEEMIDLGGVPGHHVLVVTRTFFAGGRPVETADVVVPADRFRVSYHMPVK, from the coding sequence GTGCCATTCGGTGAACAGCCCGCCTACCTCCGCGTCGCCGGCGATCTCCGTCAGAAGATCATCGGCGGCGATCTACCGCCCCACACCCGGCTGCCCTCCCAGGCGCGCATCCGCGCCGAATACGGCGTCTCCGACACCGTCGCCCTGGAGGCCCGCAAGGTCCTGATGGCCGAGGGGCTCGTCGAGGGCCGCTCCGGCTCGGGCACGTACGTCCGCGAGCATCCGGTGCCCCGCAGCATCGTCCGCAGCGGCTTCCGGACCCTGGACGATTCCACGCCGTTCCGTCAGGAGCAGGCCGACGAGGACGTGAAGGGCACCTGGGAGTCGCGCAGCGAGCAGGAGGACGCGAGTCCGCTCATCGCCGAACGGCTGCGCATCGAGCCCGGTGAGCGCGTGATGCGCACCAGGTACGTCTTCCGGGTCGACGGCGAGGCCGTGATGCTCTCCACATCCTGGGAGCCGCTGTCCCTCACGGGCCGTACGCCGGCGGTGCTCCCCGAGGACGGACCGCTGGGCGGCAAGGGCGTCGTGGAGCGGATGGCGGCCATCGACGTCGTCGTGGACAACGTCGCGGAGGAGGTCGGTGCGCGCCCCGGCCTGGCCGAGGAGATGATCGACCTCGGGGGTGTGCCGGGGCATCACGTGCTCGTCGTCACCAGGACGTTCTTCGCGGGCGGACGCCCCGTGGAGACGGCCGACGTGGTCGTTCCGGCGGACCGTTTCCGCGTCTCGTATCACATGCCCGTGAAGTGA
- a CDS encoding SPOR domain-containing protein, whose product MSGDGDTVLPWHVIREDGHGNRYRVGSYATRTEAQRVADRLGGGGGRAKGGSEGDGSYLVEPLGCASGEYA is encoded by the coding sequence ATGAGCGGTGACGGCGACACTGTTCTGCCCTGGCACGTCATACGTGAGGACGGCCACGGCAACCGCTATCGCGTGGGCAGCTACGCCACCCGTACGGAAGCACAGCGGGTAGCCGACCGGCTCGGCGGGGGCGGAGGCCGCGCGAAGGGCGGCAGCGAGGGCGACGGCAGCTATCTGGTCGAGCCCCTGGGATGCGCGAGCGGCGAATACGCCTGA
- a CDS encoding SpoIIE family protein phosphatase, with protein MSTGPSEGVASILDTLRVGTVMLDGRGKILLWNPMTEEILGWRADQVVGCRIQDFLEDGYGEGEHQRAEALRTQGRWRGKMSILHSAGHRVAVEGRVSLLTDRQNRPVILANIVETSRIRAVEHDLAALDALFESSPLGIALFDNDKRFVRVNEALARLTQVSAEAHIGKSVHEVLPEWMAEEVSTVQSTVLETGEPVVDVVMPAPEGPGSRSVSYSRLTGEKGEVLGVSTVIMDITERREALEKIEAARERLALLDDVGVGLADRFDVTAISQALASALVPRLADYAGVMLIGAAAHGGDLPDIEMLTGTPLFQLGVAARDEGPTVNRMLRVGQDVPFLADSFFGRTLASGVPHVASSPRELLAATYPGDPKMQAALDLDVHSMMAVPLRARGVVLGLLVVSRAEGREPFGRDDIALAMELADRAGVSLDNARLYARERAGALMLQRSLLPQKVPEPAGVQVAYRYVPGSSGTEVGGDWFDVIPLAGGRVAFVVGDVMGHGLHAAVTMGRLRTAVRTLAGLDLPPDELLRRVNDLADDFVQSSDDPLVATCVYAVYDPSTRRCSLAKAGHPPPLLLTETPGGSWDAHTLDLPSGAPLGVGGVPFESYDLEVVEGSVLILYTDGLIESRGEDISQGIDRLCGMLSGGPARRDPDTPATIEAACDSVIDDLEGRTASQPDDDVALLMAKLGGLPQGSAASWTFPAESYAVRRAREVVRRTLHEWGLDALEDTTVLLVSELVTNSMRYAHGPIGVRMVRGGSLLLEVSDPLPDPPRERSAMPDDEGGRGIRLVAREARRWGTRHGPMGKTVWFEIAIP; from the coding sequence GTGAGCACAGGACCCTCCGAGGGAGTGGCCTCGATCCTCGACACCCTCCGGGTCGGCACGGTCATGCTCGACGGCAGGGGAAAGATCCTGCTCTGGAACCCGATGACCGAGGAGATCCTCGGCTGGCGGGCCGACCAGGTCGTGGGCTGCCGCATCCAGGACTTCCTGGAGGACGGGTACGGCGAGGGCGAGCACCAGCGCGCCGAGGCCCTGCGCACCCAGGGCCGCTGGCGGGGCAAGATGAGCATCCTGCACAGCGCCGGTCACCGCGTCGCAGTCGAGGGGCGCGTCTCGCTCCTCACCGACCGCCAGAACCGGCCCGTCATCCTCGCCAACATCGTCGAGACCAGCAGGATCCGCGCCGTCGAGCACGATCTGGCCGCACTCGACGCGCTCTTCGAGTCCTCCCCGCTGGGCATCGCCCTCTTCGACAACGACAAGCGCTTCGTACGCGTCAACGAGGCGCTCGCCAGGCTCACCCAGGTCAGCGCGGAGGCACACATCGGCAAGTCCGTCCACGAGGTGCTGCCGGAGTGGATGGCCGAGGAGGTCTCCACCGTCCAGTCGACAGTGCTGGAGACCGGTGAGCCGGTCGTGGACGTGGTGATGCCCGCGCCGGAGGGGCCCGGCTCGCGCTCCGTCTCGTACAGCAGGCTCACCGGCGAGAAGGGCGAAGTGCTCGGGGTGAGCACCGTGATCATGGACATCACGGAGCGGCGGGAGGCCCTGGAGAAGATCGAGGCCGCACGCGAGCGACTGGCGCTCCTCGACGACGTCGGAGTCGGACTCGCCGACCGCTTCGACGTCACCGCCATCTCCCAGGCTCTCGCCTCCGCCCTCGTGCCGCGCCTCGCGGACTACGCGGGCGTGATGCTGATCGGTGCCGCAGCGCACGGCGGCGATCTGCCCGACATCGAGATGCTCACCGGTACCCCGCTGTTCCAGCTCGGTGTCGCCGCACGCGACGAGGGGCCGACGGTGAACCGGATGCTCCGCGTCGGCCAGGACGTGCCCTTCCTCGCCGACTCCTTCTTCGGCCGGACACTCGCCAGCGGCGTCCCGCACGTGGCGTCCTCGCCCCGTGAACTGCTAGCCGCCACCTACCCCGGCGACCCGAAGATGCAGGCCGCGCTCGATCTGGACGTCCACTCGATGATGGCCGTGCCGCTGCGCGCCCGGGGCGTCGTGCTCGGGCTGCTCGTCGTCAGCCGAGCCGAGGGCCGTGAGCCCTTCGGCAGGGACGACATAGCACTGGCCATGGAACTGGCCGACCGCGCGGGCGTCTCCCTCGACAACGCCCGCCTGTACGCGCGTGAACGCGCCGGCGCCCTGATGCTCCAGCGGAGCCTCCTGCCGCAGAAGGTTCCCGAGCCCGCCGGTGTGCAGGTCGCCTACCGCTATGTGCCGGGCAGCAGCGGCACCGAGGTGGGCGGCGACTGGTTCGACGTGATCCCGCTCGCCGGCGGGCGCGTGGCCTTCGTAGTGGGCGACGTCATGGGGCACGGGCTGCACGCGGCGGTGACGATGGGACGGCTGCGCACGGCGGTGCGCACACTCGCCGGACTGGACCTGCCCCCCGACGAACTGCTGCGCCGCGTCAACGACTTGGCGGACGACTTCGTCCAGAGTTCCGACGACCCTCTCGTAGCCACATGCGTCTACGCCGTCTACGACCCGTCCACGCGCCGGTGCAGCCTCGCCAAGGCCGGGCACCCGCCGCCGCTGCTGCTGACCGAGACTCCCGGGGGGAGCTGGGACGCCCACACCCTCGACCTGCCCTCGGGAGCGCCGCTGGGAGTCGGCGGCGTGCCCTTCGAGTCCTACGACCTGGAGGTCGTCGAAGGGTCCGTGCTGATCCTCTACACCGACGGCCTCATCGAGTCGCGCGGCGAGGACATCAGCCAGGGCATCGACCGGCTCTGCGGAATGCTCTCCGGCGGTCCCGCGAGGCGCGACCCGGACACTCCCGCGACCATCGAGGCGGCCTGCGACAGCGTCATCGACGACCTGGAGGGCAGGACGGCGTCCCAGCCCGACGACGACGTCGCCCTGCTGATGGCGAAGCTCGGCGGACTGCCCCAAGGCAGCGCCGCCTCCTGGACGTTCCCCGCCGAGAGCTATGCGGTACGAAGAGCACGCGAGGTGGTGCGCCGCACCCTCCACGAGTGGGGGCTCGACGCGCTGGAGGACACCACCGTGCTGCTGGTGAGCGAACTGGTCACCAACTCGATGCGCTACGCGCACGGGCCCATCGGCGTTCGCATGGTGCGCGGCGGTTCGCTGCTGCTGGAGGTCTCCGACCCGCTGCCCGATCCACCCCGCGAACGCAGCGCGATGCCCGACGACGAAGGGGGCCGCGGCATCCGGCTCGTCGCCAGGGAGGCGCGCCGCTGGGGCACCCGGCACGGCCCCATGGGCAAGACCGTCTGGTTCGAGATCGCCATTCCCTGA